The nucleotide sequence GGCCGGACCGGCCCCGCGGAAAGTCCCGCCGAGGATACCGTCCGGGGCTCAGCCCTGGCCCGCCGTCACCGTCCCCCGCCACCGGGCGAACGCCCTCCCGGGGTCGCCGAAGTACGCCCACGGCAGCTCGGTCACCAGGTCACCGAGCGCCCGGAAGCGCTCCGCCGCGGCGGCGTGGTCACCGCCCACGGCGAAGCACGCCGCGAAGTTGTTGTGCGGCTGCGGCCAGCCCGGGTACCGGCCGTGCTCGGGGTGGCGCACCGACTGGTCGGCCGCGGCGCGCAGCTCGGCGAGCACCGCGGGGTCGCGGAGGTGGGCGTCGTCCTCGCCGGACGGCAGGTTCAGCCACACCTCCAGGTGGGCCGCCGCGACCAGGTGGGCCAGGCCGCTGGCGGCCGGCGCCTTCGCCGCCGCCGACCGGGCGAAGTCGAACATCTCCTCGTCGCTGCCGAACCACTTGGCGCACCGGTACTGGAGCATCTGGACGTGCGCCAGCCGGTGCCAGGGGTGCCGGGCGACCACCTCGGCGAAGCGCCGCGCCGCCTCGTCCCGTTCCACCTGTCGGCCGCGCGCCGAGGTGACCAGGAAGGCCCGGGCCGTGGTGTCCTCCGGATCCCGCGCGGCCACCTCGTCGAGCAGGTTCTCCGCGAAGGTCAGCCGCTTGTGGAACTCGCGGAACTGCTCCTGGCTGGTGAGCGAGGAGGACGCGCCGCCCCGGGCCTCCCACGCCCAGTGCACCGCGTGGGTGCCCCGGACCAGCAACGGGAGGGTGCTGCGCGGCTCGGCGTCGGCCCACTCGCCGATCCACTCCTGCACGCCCGGCACCCGGCCGGCGGCGGAGAGGCAGAACGCCTGGTGGTCGGGGTCGGTGACGGTGACCAGCACGTCGCGGGCGGCCCGCCAGTCCCGGCGGGCCAGCGCCTCGGAGAGCGCCCGGGCGGCCGGGTCACCCATCGCCGGGTCGACCGGCAGCGCCGGTCCACTCTGCTGCTTCGTCCTCCGCCGGAACGGCCACATGTCCTCGTCCTCCCCCGTGCGTGTCGACGGAGATCGTAGGGCGGGCCGGATGGGCACGGAAGGGGGTTGTCCGAGGCGCGCTCGCGTCGTACGGTCCCCCGGCGGCCCGACCGGACGGGCCGGTCTCAACGGGGAAGGAAAGCGCATGTCCGCCACCTACCGGGCACTCGCCTCGGTGGTCATGTTGATCGGTTTCTACGTCGTCGCGCTGCTCCAGCTCGCCGCCGTGGCCGCGCTCGGCGTCTGGCTGTTCAGCCACACCAGCGGCGTGATCACCGGCAAGCTGCTGCTCCCGCTGGTCGTCGCCCTCGGCGCCGTCGGCGT is from Micromonospora terminaliae and encodes:
- a CDS encoding DUF4034 domain-containing protein, giving the protein MWPFRRRTKQQSGPALPVDPAMGDPAARALSEALARRDWRAARDVLVTVTDPDHQAFCLSAAGRVPGVQEWIGEWADAEPRSTLPLLVRGTHAVHWAWEARGGASSSLTSQEQFREFHKRLTFAENLLDEVAARDPEDTTARAFLVTSARGRQVERDEAARRFAEVVARHPWHRLAHVQMLQYRCAKWFGSDEEMFDFARSAAAKAPAASGLAHLVAAAHLEVWLNLPSGEDDAHLRDPAVLAELRAAADQSVRHPEHGRYPGWPQPHNNFAACFAVGGDHAAAAERFRALGDLVTELPWAYFGDPGRAFARWRGTVTAGQG